Proteins co-encoded in one Gossypium arboreum isolate Shixiya-1 chromosome 11, ASM2569848v2, whole genome shotgun sequence genomic window:
- the LOC128284007 gene encoding uncharacterized protein LOC128284007, with the protein MAILQNLQEEDIEWKAPWMVSDEILYRCGSYDWVPLLGIWGAVGYAPLLVLRQYRSRQFISMTQGLAQSGFSYGEKDSKKKSREIYNAWNQTCRIKRVAVNPMVTPEYNEWWSRRVNDNIPRPNLEEVRPIEEYLRVKTSELERKIEQLEEEKVYLKLDVDVQKSEAENLRKRKREVEEDLDSLKTDYKQLHKSIRNAGLGKTSEQWRQEIQEEKARIDWWERKFHDAQAREVTCKKSLNDSQNEKQVLRAQVEELETALQQHRCRNSVIELRASLSKIENLKGKVEELDATLQNCENQIELLEANNEQLGEQLHRSQDQVRDRDYLMGEAIAQIREVADHLQTLAVQADVLGVKYELESDRGRELACLLRKVKALGVRARPYM; encoded by the exons ATGGCGATACTTCAAAATCTCCAAGAAGAGGATATCGAATGGAAGGCCCCTTGGATGGTTTCTGATGAGATTCTCTACCGATGTGGGAGTTATGATTGGGTCCCTTTGTTGGGGATTTGGGGAGCCGTTGGATACGCCCCTCTACTAGTATTGAGGCAATATAGATCAAGACAATTTATATCGATGACGCAAGGGCTAGCTCAGAGCGGGTTCTCGTATGGGGAGAAAGACTCCAAGAAAAAGAGTCGTGAGATTTATAATGCCTGGAACCAAACTTGCCGGATAAAGAGAGTTGCTGTGAATCCAATGGTAACTCCTGAATATAACGAATGGTGGAGTAGAAGGGTTAATGATAATATCCCGAGGCCGAATTTAGAAGAAGTTCGACCGATAGAGGAATATCTGCGAGTG AAAACCTCAGAGTTAGAAAGGAAAATAGAGCAGTTGGAGGAGGAAAAAGTATACTTAAAGTTGGATGTTGATGTTCAAAAATCCGAGGCTGAGAATTtgagaaagagaaagagagaagTTGAGGAGGACCTAGACAGTCTGAAGACTGATTACAAGCAGCTGCATAAGTCAATAAGAAATGCTGGTTTGGGTAAAACGTCTGAACAGTGGAGGCAGGAAATTCAAGAGGAAAAGGCTAGGATTGATTGGTGGGAAAGAAAGTTCCAcgatgctcaagctcgagaagtcacttgtaaaaagagtttGAATGATAGCCAGAATGAAAAACAGGTGTTAAGAGCTCAGGTGGAGGAGTTAGAAACGGCATTACAGCAACATCGGTGTCGTAACTCAGTAATTGAATTAAGAGCTAGTCTAAGCAAGATCGAGAATTTGAAGGGGAAAGTAGAAGAACTTGATGCTACACTTCAGAACTGTGAGAATCAAATTGAATTATTGGAAGCAAATAATGAGCAACTAGGGGAGCAACTTCACCGATCTCAGGATCAGGTCCGAGATAGGGATTACTTAATGGGTGAAGCTATAGCTCAGATACGAGAGGTGGCTGATCACTTACAGACTTTGGCGGTCCAAGCAGATGTGCTAGGAGTTAAATATGAGTTAGAATCAGATCGGGGGCGAGAGTTAGCCTGCCTTCTTAGGAAAGTAAAAGCTTTGGGTGTTAGGGCAAGACCGTATATGTAA